The Hymenobacter baengnokdamensis genome includes a region encoding these proteins:
- a CDS encoding VWA domain-containing protein: MLSTAYSPWFILLCLAVGAGYAALLYSAKSPWSRTVNYALAGLRFVVVSFLCFLLLSPFIRATTTHTEAPTVVVAVDNSQSVSLFTPKANLAQLTTGLPQLAATLRAKGFRVETRTLTNATASPDSLRFTADRTDLNKLLSDSREANAEHNLAGVVLVSDGLVNQGQEPQFSEFNFPIFSVALGDTIAKKDLRLTDLVYNRVAFSGNKFPLEAEISYEGYAGGAATVEVREGGRILETRRVALPAGRQRVRTTFQLTAPAPGKRRYEVRVVPQAGEFTALNNVRTAFIEIVKGKLRVLLAAAAPHPDLKALRAAILANNNFELTLSIAGVGAPLPAGTTFDVAVLHQLPAHGGLGQDLLARVRAAHVPTLYVLGAQSDFNAYNQLNAGLNVQPRGSQTDEVTPLPNPGFARFPLDEETRLRFAQYPPATVPFGELRLGSGAEAALWQQVGRLPTQKPLLAFSSAAGTGPRTATLLAENTWQWRLQEAIAHDDHPEAYDRLISRTLQLLTQNANKKRLDVYPTQDAFGTQDDVTLSAETYNAVFERIYDQKITLTLTDSARKARTITFANAADGSPLHLGPLPAGLYRYQARATLGGQAQQAGGELLVQNQPLEAQESKADHRLLAQLSRRSGGRLYYPAQLDKLAQDIAKGNYKPLLSSEEDLKDLINLKWLFFAVVALLAAEWATRKYQGGV, encoded by the coding sequence TTGCTCTCTACTGCTTATTCTCCCTGGTTTATTCTGCTTTGCCTGGCCGTGGGCGCGGGCTACGCGGCGCTGCTTTATTCGGCTAAGTCGCCTTGGAGCCGGACCGTCAACTACGCGCTGGCCGGGCTGCGCTTTGTGGTAGTCAGCTTTCTGTGCTTTCTGCTGTTGTCGCCGTTTATCAGGGCTACCACTACGCACACCGAAGCCCCAACAGTAGTAGTAGCGGTCGATAACTCGCAGTCGGTAAGCTTATTTACACCCAAAGCGAACTTAGCGCAGCTCACTACGGGCCTGCCGCAGCTGGCAGCCACCTTGCGCGCCAAAGGCTTCCGGGTCGAAACCCGCACGCTGACCAACGCCACTGCCTCGCCCGACTCGCTCCGCTTCACCGCCGACCGTACCGACCTGAATAAGCTGCTCAGCGATAGCCGCGAGGCCAACGCCGAGCACAACCTGGCCGGCGTAGTGCTGGTGAGCGATGGCTTGGTTAATCAAGGCCAGGAACCCCAGTTCTCGGAGTTTAATTTCCCGATTTTCAGCGTGGCGCTGGGCGATACGATTGCGAAGAAAGACCTACGCCTTACTGATTTGGTGTATAATCGCGTGGCGTTCAGCGGCAATAAATTTCCCCTGGAAGCCGAAATCAGCTACGAGGGCTATGCCGGCGGCGCGGCAACCGTGGAAGTGCGCGAGGGCGGCCGGATACTCGAAACCCGGCGCGTAGCCCTGCCAGCCGGCCGCCAGCGGGTGCGTACCACGTTTCAGCTCACCGCGCCCGCGCCGGGCAAGCGCCGCTACGAAGTACGCGTAGTGCCCCAGGCCGGCGAGTTTACGGCCCTCAATAACGTGCGCACGGCCTTCATTGAGATTGTCAAAGGTAAGCTGCGGGTGCTGCTGGCCGCCGCCGCTCCGCACCCCGACCTCAAGGCGCTCCGGGCCGCCATTCTGGCTAATAATAACTTTGAGCTCACCCTGAGTATTGCCGGCGTGGGCGCGCCGCTGCCCGCCGGCACCACCTTCGATGTGGCAGTACTGCACCAGCTGCCGGCGCACGGTGGCCTCGGCCAGGACCTGCTGGCGCGGGTACGGGCGGCCCACGTACCAACGCTCTATGTGCTGGGCGCACAGTCCGATTTTAACGCTTATAACCAGCTGAATGCCGGCCTGAATGTGCAGCCGCGCGGCTCGCAAACCGACGAGGTGACGCCTCTGCCCAACCCAGGCTTCGCCCGCTTTCCACTTGATGAGGAAACCCGGCTGCGTTTTGCGCAATACCCACCGGCGACAGTACCATTTGGCGAGCTGCGGCTGGGCAGCGGCGCAGAGGCGGCCCTCTGGCAGCAGGTGGGCCGGCTCCCCACCCAGAAACCGCTGCTGGCTTTTAGCAGCGCGGCCGGTACCGGGCCCCGCACGGCCACGCTGCTGGCCGAAAACACCTGGCAGTGGCGCTTGCAGGAAGCCATCGCCCACGACGACCATCCCGAAGCCTACGACCGCCTCATCAGCCGCACGCTACAGTTGCTGACCCAGAACGCCAACAAAAAGCGTCTCGACGTGTACCCGACGCAGGATGCCTTTGGCACCCAGGACGACGTGACGCTCAGCGCCGAAACGTACAACGCTGTTTTTGAGCGCATCTACGACCAGAAAATTACCCTCACGCTCACCGACTCAGCCCGCAAGGCGCGCACTATCACCTTTGCCAATGCCGCCGATGGCTCGCCGCTGCACCTGGGGCCGCTGCCGGCCGGCCTCTACCGCTACCAGGCCCGCGCCACCCTCGGCGGCCAGGCCCAGCAGGCCGGCGGCGAACTGCTGGTGCAGAATCAGCCCCTTGAAGCTCAGGAGTCGAAAGCCGACCACCGCCTGCTGGCGCAGCTCAGCCGCCGCAGCGGCGGCCGGCTCTATTACCCCGCGCAGCTAGACAAGCTGGCCCAGGATATAGCAAAAGGCAATTATAAGCCGCTGCTTTCCAGCGAAGAAGATTTAAAGGACCTGATTAACTTGAAGTGGTTGTTTTTCGCGGTGGTGGCGCTGCTGGCGGCCGAGTGGGCTACGCGTAAGTACCAGGGCGGCGTGTAG
- a CDS encoding SDR family oxidoreductase — MSFLAAGFTVATCARSPTDLAALAAACPGQPLHTLPVDLSQLADCQRFAEFVLGLGQPLAALINNAGAYVPGRFQDEPADGSRLRELLGSNLLSAYDVTRALLPTLLAQGRGHIFTICSTASIMPYPNGGSYGVAKFALLGYTKTLREEVKAQGLRVTAVLPGATLTRSWDGAAVPPERFIDPADVAAAVLGAFRLSPQAVVEEIIIRPQLGDLV, encoded by the coding sequence ATGAGTTTTTTAGCGGCGGGGTTTACGGTAGCTACCTGCGCCCGTAGCCCCACCGATTTGGCCGCCCTGGCCGCTGCCTGCCCCGGCCAGCCGCTGCACACCCTGCCCGTCGACCTCAGCCAGCTGGCCGACTGCCAGCGCTTTGCCGAGTTTGTGCTGGGGCTGGGCCAGCCGCTGGCCGCGCTCATCAACAATGCCGGGGCCTACGTGCCCGGCCGGTTCCAGGACGAGCCCGCCGATGGCTCAAGGCTGCGCGAGCTGTTAGGTAGTAATTTGCTGAGTGCCTACGATGTAACGCGGGCGCTGCTGCCCACGCTGCTGGCCCAGGGGCGCGGGCACATTTTCACCATCTGCTCCACGGCCAGCATCATGCCCTACCCCAACGGCGGCTCGTATGGCGTAGCCAAATTTGCCCTGCTGGGCTACACCAAAACCCTGCGCGAGGAAGTAAAAGCCCAGGGCCTGCGCGTAACGGCGGTGCTGCCCGGCGCCACCCTTACCCGCAGCTGGGATGGGGCCGCAGTGCCGCCCGAGCGCTTTATCGACCCGGCCGATGTGGCAGCAGCCGTGCTCGGCGCATTCCGGCTCTCGCCCCAGGCGGTGGTCGAAGAAATTATTATCCGGCCGCAGCTCGGTGATTTGGTGTGA
- a CDS encoding MlaE family ABC transporter permease has product MFKIFGSFVLFLYNMVARAERLKVLWQRFFEEATLIGVNSIFIVGIVSAFIGAVTCIQIAYNLTNPLIPKSTIGYMVREMTILELAPTITSIVLAGKVGSSIAGGLGTMRITEQISALEVMGINATSYLVLPRILAAMLMFPLLVILAMALSILGGYIAGTLSGVMAPQDYIEGIRTDFIPYNILFALIKAVVFAFLVSGISAYKGFYTEGGALEVGAASTSAVTNSIIAILVADYVLAAILL; this is encoded by the coding sequence ATGTTTAAAATTTTCGGCTCTTTCGTTTTATTTCTGTACAACATGGTGGCGCGCGCCGAGCGGCTGAAAGTGCTCTGGCAGCGCTTTTTTGAAGAAGCCACGCTTATCGGTGTCAATTCTATCTTTATCGTGGGCATTGTATCGGCCTTCATCGGGGCGGTAACCTGCATCCAGATTGCCTACAACCTCACCAATCCGCTTATTCCGAAGTCGACTATCGGCTACATGGTGCGCGAAATGACCATTCTGGAGCTGGCGCCTACTATCACGAGCATCGTGCTGGCTGGTAAGGTCGGGTCGTCAATTGCGGGCGGGCTGGGCACCATGCGCATCACCGAGCAGATTTCGGCGCTCGAAGTAATGGGCATCAACGCTACCTCTTATCTGGTGCTGCCGCGCATTCTGGCGGCCATGCTCATGTTTCCGCTGCTCGTTATTCTGGCTATGGCGCTCAGCATTCTGGGCGGCTATATTGCCGGCACACTATCCGGCGTAATGGCTCCTCAGGATTATATTGAGGGTATTCGCACCGATTTCATTCCGTATAACATCTTGTTTGCCCTTATTAAAGCCGTGGTTTTTGCCTTCCTGGTGTCGGGCATTTCGGCCTACAAAGGGTTTTATACCGAGGGCGGGGCCCTGGAAGTAGGTGCAGCCAGCACATCGGCCGTTACCAACTCCATTATTGCTATTCTGGTGGCCGACTACGTGCTGGCGGCTATTCTGCTGTAA
- a CDS encoding SDR family oxidoreductase has translation MPEIMNLSGKVAIVTGVSTGIGRATAEALLARGAAVAGWGRTPPGGLDHDRFQFFACDVRDEHAVAEALTNTLRELGPDLHILVNNAGVGIFGPVDGFKSADWHAMFDTNVHGLFYCTRAVLPAMKKQHEGHIINVASLAATAGTASLAGYCATKYAVRGFSDALFKELRPYGIRVTCVMPGSVETNFNGAQPGRQPDPHKMQPEDIAAAIVHALEAPQATMISEIQMRPAQVK, from the coding sequence TTGCCTGAAATTATGAACCTGAGCGGGAAAGTTGCCATTGTCACCGGCGTGAGCACCGGGATTGGCCGCGCCACAGCCGAAGCCTTGTTGGCGCGCGGGGCCGCCGTAGCCGGCTGGGGCCGCACTCCGCCCGGCGGCCTCGACCACGACCGTTTCCAGTTTTTTGCCTGCGATGTGCGCGATGAGCACGCCGTAGCCGAAGCCCTTACCAACACGCTGCGCGAGCTGGGCCCCGACCTTCATATCCTGGTCAACAACGCCGGCGTGGGCATTTTCGGGCCGGTCGATGGGTTTAAGTCCGCCGACTGGCACGCCATGTTCGATACCAACGTGCACGGCTTGTTTTACTGCACCCGGGCCGTGCTGCCCGCCATGAAAAAGCAGCACGAAGGGCACATCATTAACGTAGCCTCGCTGGCGGCTACCGCCGGCACGGCCAGTCTGGCCGGCTACTGCGCCACCAAATATGCCGTGCGGGGCTTTTCCGATGCCTTATTTAAGGAGCTGCGGCCCTATGGCATCCGTGTTACCTGCGTAATGCCCGGCTCGGTCGAAACCAACTTCAACGGTGCTCAGCCCGGCCGGCAGCCCGACCCGCACAAGATGCAGCCCGAGGATATTGCCGCCGCCATTGTGCACGCCCTCGAAGCCCCGCAGGCTACCATGATTTCGGAAATCCAGATGCGCCCGGCGCAGGTAAAATAG
- the gldA gene encoding gliding motility-associated ABC transporter ATP-binding subunit GldA, with amino-acid sequence MVEVDHLLKTYGTQHAVDDISFRADKGEIVGFLGPNGAGKSTTMKIALGYLPPTSGTVRIGGFDVQQDPLAVRRRVGYLPEHNPLYLDMYVHEYLEFIGSVHGLKGRGLSQRVAQLVQKVGLTREQNKQIGALSKGYRQRVGLAQALVHDPEVLILDEPTTGLDPNQIGEIRQLIRELGADKTVIFSTHILPEVTALCSRVVIISRGRLVADAPVAELAARAAGETVLRAEFEGAVATAPLAVLPGVRGVEAAGPGVVLIRTAPGTDVRAAVSRLAVEQGWLLLGLRQEQQSLEAVFGELTK; translated from the coding sequence ATGGTAGAAGTCGACCACCTGCTTAAAACCTACGGTACCCAACATGCCGTGGACGATATCAGCTTCCGGGCCGATAAGGGTGAGATTGTGGGCTTTCTCGGCCCCAATGGCGCGGGTAAAAGCACGACCATGAAAATTGCGCTTGGCTACCTGCCGCCCACATCCGGCACGGTGCGCATCGGCGGCTTCGACGTGCAGCAGGACCCGCTGGCCGTGCGCCGCCGCGTGGGCTACCTGCCCGAGCATAACCCGCTTTACCTCGATATGTACGTGCACGAGTACCTCGAATTCATCGGCTCGGTGCATGGGCTGAAAGGCCGCGGGCTGAGCCAGCGCGTGGCGCAGCTGGTGCAGAAAGTGGGGCTTACCCGCGAGCAGAACAAGCAAATCGGGGCGCTCAGCAAGGGCTACCGGCAGCGCGTGGGGCTGGCCCAGGCCCTGGTGCACGACCCCGAAGTATTGATATTAGACGAGCCCACCACGGGCCTCGACCCCAACCAGATTGGCGAAATCCGCCAGCTCATCCGCGAGCTGGGGGCCGATAAGACGGTCATTTTCAGCACCCACATTCTGCCCGAAGTCACTGCCCTGTGCTCGCGGGTCGTCATCATCAGCCGGGGCCGGCTGGTAGCCGACGCGCCCGTGGCCGAGCTGGCCGCCCGCGCCGCCGGCGAAACCGTGCTCCGCGCCGAGTTTGAAGGCGCGGTGGCCACCGCCCCGCTGGCCGTCCTGCCGGGCGTGCGCGGCGTAGAGGCGGCCGGGCCGGGCGTGGTGCTCATCCGCACCGCGCCGGGCACTGACGTGCGCGCCGCCGTGTCGCGCCTGGCCGTGGAGCAGGGCTGGCTGCTGCTAGGCTTGCGCCAGGAGCAGCAGAGCCTGGAAGCGGTGTTTGGGGAATTGACGAAGTGA
- a CDS encoding ABC transporter ATP-binding protein gives MIEISNLEKGFDGNQVLKGITCTLETGKCNLLLGGSGTGKSVLLSCIVGLMKPDLGSITFDGTVYTNSKVDIRQEIRRKIGMLFQGSALFDSMTVAKNVEFPLQMLTPDMSVEERRDRVEFCLKRVGLENAGNKMPSEISGGMKKRVGIARAIAPNCTYLFCDEPNSGLDPATSIKIDELIYEITHEYNITTAIITHDMNSVVGIGDHIIFLHQGKKLWDGDKEHILNADVPELREFIFSSSLVRAAKRVEEEDGPQGLEHLAAEPLSEV, from the coding sequence ATGATTGAAATATCCAACCTCGAAAAGGGTTTCGATGGCAACCAGGTGCTGAAAGGCATTACCTGCACGCTCGAAACGGGCAAGTGCAACCTGCTGCTGGGCGGCTCGGGAACCGGCAAAAGCGTGCTGCTTTCGTGCATCGTGGGCCTGATGAAGCCCGACCTCGGCTCCATTACCTTCGATGGCACGGTGTATACCAATTCCAAGGTAGACATTCGCCAGGAGATTCGGCGCAAAATCGGCATGCTGTTTCAGGGCTCGGCGCTGTTCGACTCGATGACGGTGGCCAAGAACGTAGAATTTCCGCTGCAAATGCTCACGCCCGACATGAGCGTGGAAGAGCGCCGCGACCGCGTGGAGTTTTGCCTCAAGCGCGTGGGCCTCGAAAATGCCGGCAACAAGATGCCTTCCGAAATTTCGGGCGGCATGAAAAAGCGCGTGGGTATTGCCCGCGCCATTGCCCCCAATTGTACCTACCTGTTTTGCGACGAGCCCAACTCGGGCCTTGACCCGGCCACCAGCATCAAGATTGACGAGCTGATTTACGAAATCACGCACGAGTACAACATCACCACGGCCATTATTACCCACGATATGAACTCGGTGGTGGGCATCGGCGACCATATTATTTTCCTGCACCAGGGCAAAAAGCTGTGGGACGGCGACAAGGAGCACATCCTGAACGCCGATGTGCCCGAGCTGCGCGAGTTTATCTTCAGCTCGTCGCTAGTGCGCGCCGCCAAGCGCGTGGAAGAAGAAGATGGTCCCCAGGGCCTCGAACACCTGGCTGCCGAGCCGCTATCCGAGGTATAA
- a CDS encoding NAD(P)/FAD-dependent oxidoreductase has translation MPAICILGAGPGGATAALHLARAGHTCLLLDKATFPRDKICGDALSAKVLAELKRLDAALPAQLTASPMQVTCWGIDFFAPNGRHLSVPFKPSYDKAIDQPAGHVAKRVDFDNFLVEEVRRRPEIDFRENVDVVRVERTADGWQLFDKAGEAVATCRLLLVANGAQSEFTRKVAGHALEPAHYSAGLRTYYRNVAGLSTDNFIELHFIKELLPGYLWIFPLPNGQANVGVGMLSKTVAAKKVNLRQRLEEILATHPTLAPRFAHAERLGPARGFGLPLGSKRRTLSGANYLLLGDAASLIDPFSGEGISHAMVSGRHAADWAGRAVAQADFSAAFLSGYDKAVYNRLGQELRVSYVLQRLLSFPSLFNFVANRAATNPTLAETLSMMFLDIDLRARLRQPGFYMRLLFGSKKRTPPAS, from the coding sequence ATGCCTGCTATCTGTATTCTGGGCGCCGGACCAGGCGGGGCGACGGCGGCCCTGCACCTGGCCCGCGCCGGCCACACTTGCCTGCTGCTTGACAAGGCCACCTTTCCGCGCGATAAAATATGCGGCGATGCGCTGAGCGCGAAAGTGTTAGCTGAGCTAAAGCGCCTGGATGCCGCCTTGCCGGCTCAGCTGACTGCTTCGCCCATGCAGGTGACCTGCTGGGGCATTGATTTCTTTGCCCCCAACGGCCGCCACCTCAGCGTGCCGTTCAAGCCCAGCTACGACAAGGCCATCGACCAGCCAGCCGGCCACGTTGCCAAGCGGGTCGACTTCGATAATTTTCTGGTCGAAGAAGTACGCCGTCGTCCCGAAATCGACTTTCGTGAAAACGTGGATGTCGTTCGGGTCGAGCGCACTGCCGATGGCTGGCAGCTCTTTGACAAAGCCGGCGAGGCGGTAGCCACCTGCCGGCTGCTGCTGGTGGCCAATGGCGCGCAGTCGGAATTTACCCGCAAGGTGGCCGGCCACGCCCTGGAGCCCGCGCACTACAGCGCCGGCTTGCGCACCTATTACCGCAACGTAGCCGGGCTTAGTACCGACAATTTTATTGAGCTGCACTTTATTAAAGAGTTGCTGCCCGGTTACCTCTGGATTTTTCCGCTGCCCAACGGCCAGGCCAACGTAGGCGTGGGAATGCTTTCCAAGACCGTGGCCGCTAAAAAAGTGAACCTGCGCCAGCGGCTGGAGGAGATACTGGCTACTCATCCTACACTGGCCCCGCGCTTTGCTCACGCCGAGCGCCTGGGGCCGGCGCGCGGCTTCGGGCTGCCGCTGGGCTCGAAGCGCCGGACACTGTCGGGCGCTAACTACCTGCTGCTCGGCGATGCTGCTTCGCTCATCGACCCGTTCTCGGGCGAGGGCATCTCGCACGCCATGGTGAGCGGGCGCCACGCTGCCGACTGGGCCGGGCGGGCCGTGGCACAGGCCGATTTCAGCGCCGCCTTCCTGAGCGGCTACGACAAGGCCGTGTATAACCGCCTGGGCCAGGAGCTGCGCGTGAGCTACGTCCTGCAGCGGCTGCTGAGCTTTCCCAGCTTGTTCAACTTTGTCGCCAACCGCGCCGCTACCAACCCTACGCTGGCCGAAACCCTCTCGATGATGTTTCTGGATATCGACCTGCGCGCCCGGCTCCGACAACCCGGATTTTATATGCGACTGCTATTTGGCAGCAAAAAAAGAACCCCACCAGCGAGTTAG
- a CDS encoding GIN domain-containing protein, with product MYVQSNALAALRPAAAVLAAALGLAACGPDHSTDCLKSNGTVITQRRALDRRLSTVTVYDNVDLTIVPDTATYAEVRAGEHMIDDITFSTPLGPQKLIIANTSRCNWVRSYDTPRQVRLHVAANHGHFIIEQYGYGLINNEGQWAQDTLFLRLWSTGDINMNVRSTYLYTDIYDAGDMTLSGTAEDFHPNLGSNGFLLASGLDARYCYFLTYREWIGDAHVRVRQNLGGTLNGTGRFFYTGTPSLIDVKGPDAGNLIKE from the coding sequence ATGTACGTACAAAGTAACGCGCTGGCTGCGCTGCGCCCCGCAGCAGCCGTACTGGCCGCCGCTCTGGGCCTGGCCGCCTGCGGCCCCGACCACAGTACCGACTGCCTCAAAAGCAACGGCACCGTGATAACGCAGCGCCGGGCCCTCGACCGCCGCCTGTCCACCGTAACGGTGTACGATAATGTGGACCTCACCATCGTGCCCGACACCGCCACCTACGCCGAAGTGCGGGCCGGCGAGCACATGATTGATGACATCACGTTCTCCACGCCGCTGGGGCCGCAGAAGCTGATTATCGCCAATACCAGCCGCTGCAACTGGGTGCGCAGCTACGATACGCCCCGCCAGGTGCGCCTGCACGTAGCGGCCAACCACGGGCATTTCATTATTGAGCAGTACGGCTATGGCCTTATTAACAACGAGGGCCAGTGGGCGCAGGACACGCTGTTTCTGCGCCTTTGGAGCACCGGCGACATCAACATGAACGTGCGCTCTACCTACCTCTACACCGATATATACGACGCCGGCGATATGACCCTGAGCGGCACGGCCGAAGATTTTCATCCCAACCTGGGCAGCAACGGCTTTTTGCTGGCCAGTGGGCTCGACGCCCGCTACTGCTACTTTCTTACCTACCGCGAGTGGATAGGCGATGCCCACGTGCGCGTGCGCCAGAATCTGGGGGGCACGCTCAACGGCACGGGCCGTTTTTTTTACACGGGTACGCCCAGCCTCATCGACGTGAAGGGCCCCGACGCCGGCAATCTGATTAAGGAGTAG
- a CDS encoding YiiX family permuted papain-like enzyme: MLFSSKSAVGVAGMLSIFGSFFAYPRLTSKLHRWQTTRKATATVAQLSPTLREGDLIFHTSQSAQSQAIQLATHSPYSHCGLLYKTNGKWQVFEAVQPVKLTPLARWVARGQGRHFVVKRLRDAATTLTPKALERLRAAGQPMLGRDYDLAFNWSDKQIYCSELIWKVYDRGLHRQLGQLQHLRDFDLTNPAVQAKLRERYGNELPLNEPVISPASVFGSAELVTVVKR; encoded by the coding sequence ATGCTCTTTTCATCCAAATCAGCAGTTGGGGTCGCTGGGATGCTCTCGATTTTCGGCAGCTTTTTCGCCTACCCGCGCCTAACCAGCAAGCTCCACCGCTGGCAGACTACCCGCAAGGCCACGGCCACCGTAGCCCAACTATCCCCTACCCTGCGCGAGGGCGACCTGATTTTTCACACGTCGCAGTCGGCTCAAAGCCAAGCTATTCAACTGGCTACGCACTCGCCCTACAGCCACTGCGGCCTGCTTTATAAAACCAACGGCAAGTGGCAGGTCTTCGAGGCGGTGCAGCCGGTGAAGCTGACGCCACTAGCCCGCTGGGTGGCGCGGGGCCAGGGCAGGCACTTCGTGGTGAAGCGGCTGCGTGATGCGGCTACAACGCTAACTCCGAAGGCATTGGAACGGCTGCGAGCCGCAGGCCAGCCGATGCTGGGCCGCGACTACGACTTGGCCTTCAATTGGTCAGATAAGCAGATTTACTGCTCGGAGCTGATTTGGAAAGTGTACGACCGGGGCCTGCACCGGCAGTTGGGGCAGTTGCAGCACCTGCGCGACTTCGACCTGACGAACCCCGCCGTGCAAGCCAAGCTGCGCGAACGGTACGGAAATGAATTACCGCTGAATGAGCCAGTTATCTCGCCGGCCAGCGTATTTGGTAGCGCAGAACTGGTGACAGTGGTGAAACGTTGA
- the fabG gene encoding 3-oxoacyl-[acyl-carrier-protein] reductase has translation MNQTLAGKVALITGASKGIGRAIATLFAQQGAQVAFTYLSSVEKGQALEAELAAHGSKVKGYRSDASDYAQAEQLVDEVVKEFGKLDILVNNAGITQDGLLMRMSEAQWDNVLTVNLKSVFNLTKAATKPMMRAKTGSIINMTSVVGIKGNAGQANYAASKAGIIGFTKSVALELGSRNIRCNAIAPGFIETEMTDALDQKQVEEWRKAIPLKRGGSPEDVARATAFLASDDSSYITGQVLQVDGGMLT, from the coding sequence ATGAATCAGACTCTCGCTGGAAAAGTAGCCCTCATCACCGGGGCCTCCAAAGGAATTGGCCGCGCCATTGCCACGCTATTTGCCCAGCAGGGCGCGCAGGTAGCGTTTACGTATCTCTCTTCGGTTGAAAAAGGCCAGGCCCTGGAAGCCGAGCTGGCCGCCCACGGCAGCAAGGTGAAAGGCTACCGCTCCGATGCCTCCGACTACGCCCAGGCCGAGCAGCTGGTAGATGAGGTGGTGAAAGAATTCGGAAAACTCGATATTCTGGTCAACAACGCTGGCATCACCCAGGATGGCCTGCTCATGCGCATGAGCGAGGCGCAGTGGGACAACGTCCTCACCGTCAACCTGAAGTCGGTATTTAACCTCACCAAAGCCGCCACCAAGCCCATGATGCGCGCCAAAACCGGCTCCATCATCAACATGACCTCGGTGGTGGGCATCAAAGGCAATGCGGGGCAGGCCAACTACGCCGCCAGCAAGGCCGGCATCATCGGCTTTACCAAGTCGGTGGCTCTGGAGCTGGGCTCGCGCAACATCCGCTGCAACGCCATCGCGCCCGGCTTTATCGAAACCGAAATGACCGATGCGCTCGACCAGAAGCAGGTGGAAGAGTGGCGCAAGGCTATCCCGCTCAAGCGCGGCGGCTCGCCCGAGGACGTGGCCAGGGCTACGGCCTTTCTGGCGTCGGACGATTCGAGCTACATTACCGGGCAGGTGCTGCAAGTGGATGGCGGCATGCTGACGTAG
- a CDS encoding pseudouridine synthase has protein sequence MTNVFMRYVLLNKPFEVLTQFTDEQGRATLKDFVAVPNVYPVGRLDFDSEGLLLLTDDKQLQHRLSDPRYKVPKTYWAQVEGRPTEAALQQLREGVQIKEGFTLPAEARQLPEQETTDLWPRNPPIRYRASIPTSWLEITISQGMNRQVRKMCAAVGLPCLRLVRQALGDLRLYDLQPGTWRELTDEEAQALRGLAGVGSRASQSYRRPVPASTPHGRPGPRHPRP, from the coding sequence ATGACAAACGTTTTTATGCGCTACGTCCTCCTCAACAAGCCCTTTGAAGTTCTTACCCAATTCACCGATGAGCAGGGCCGCGCCACGCTCAAGGATTTCGTGGCAGTGCCCAACGTGTATCCGGTGGGTCGGCTCGACTTCGACAGCGAGGGGCTTTTATTATTAACGGACGACAAGCAGCTGCAGCACCGCCTCAGCGACCCGCGCTACAAGGTGCCCAAAACCTACTGGGCACAGGTAGAGGGCCGGCCCACCGAAGCGGCACTGCAACAGCTGCGCGAGGGCGTGCAAATCAAGGAAGGCTTTACGCTGCCCGCCGAGGCGCGACAACTGCCCGAGCAGGAAACTACCGACCTGTGGCCGCGCAACCCGCCCATCCGCTACCGGGCGAGCATCCCGACGAGCTGGCTCGAAATCACCATCTCACAGGGTATGAACCGGCAGGTGCGCAAGATGTGCGCCGCCGTGGGCCTGCCCTGCCTGCGGCTGGTGCGCCAAGCCCTGGGCGACCTGCGCCTCTACGACCTGCAGCCCGGCACCTGGCGCGAGCTGACCGACGAGGAAGCACAGGCCCTGCGCGGACTGGCGGGCGTGGGTAGCCGCGCCAGCCAGTCTTACCGCCGTCCGGTACCTGCTTCGACTCCACACGGGCGCCCTGGCCCGCGCCACCCCCGCCCCTGA